Proteins from one Impatiens glandulifera chromosome 2, dImpGla2.1, whole genome shotgun sequence genomic window:
- the LOC124925208 gene encoding cytosolic endo-beta-N-acetylglucosaminidase 1: protein MQIPFRSYIKRETLVTIRNLLRSIYINLIPSSPMAAVTDSPSDSDPPQFDPSKPSAPISYPIKTLDDLASRSYFNSFHFPFNRTSVALPAASVELADRPRILVCHDMAGGYLDDKWIQGGENADAYAIWQWYLMDIFVYFSHNLVTLPPPCWTNAAHKHGVKVLGTFILEWDEGKIIAKELFSTKESAHMYADRLTELAVSLGFDGWLINMEVGLEAEKIPFLKEFVGHLAETMHSSMQGSQVIWYDSVTVDGDLSWQDQLNKKNKPFFDLCDGIFVNYTWKEDYPKLSGVVAEERRFDVYMGIDVFGRGTFGGGQWNTNVALDVLKESNVSAAIFAPGWVYETNQPPDFQTAQNRWWSLVESSWGVLQNYPQTLPFYSNFDQGHGYHYAVDGTNVLTHPWNNISSQSFQPLLEFPEENSKFEVIMDFNGDSYSGGGNVRFRGTFDEEEDNGYFRARLFHGKIALGDSPIHVSYSTKSNGKSTSSIGLSFDLSMENEETISLLLVSRGSNLINMEKFSSRFDKVIMPRRVYSSEASPDWFIQESIILPQFAWSSTLTGIHAVCYDSRPGNSVQSKFDASLGHIAIKTTTTTTTDENSGFPGPDCWLVEGECIEWGEEWKELSVKLKWSLKEGNNNNDVLMMMSKYNIYVEKRQNEEEAVVEYVGLAEIGAYYVSGLSVPSGTRVVKFIVQACGMDGSCQKIDDSPSFEIRVRSNFTPPSSSSLKSFSSSVQSMTTMLFNLRGAPAFSPLNVSSASVNSLAPAATHHGISFYKRENVFLVCASKGGGGGGFGSGNRPISGVVFEPFEEVKKELMLVPTVPQDSLARHKFLADSEAAINEQINVEYNVSYVYHAMFAYFDRDNIALKGLARFCKESSEEERHHAERFMEYQNKRGGKVKLLSILMPLSEFDHAEKGDALYAMELALSLEKLTNEKLLNLHAVAKKNNDVQLTEFVETEFLEEQVESIKKIAEYVAQLRRVGKGHGVWHFDQMLLEEEVVV, encoded by the exons CCGACCGACCGAGAATCCTGGTTTGTCACGATATGGCGGGAGGATATCTAGACGATAAATGGATTCAAGGAGGAGAGAATGCGGATGCATATGCGATTTGGCAGTGGTATTTGATGGATATTTTCGTCTATTTCTCTCATAATTTGGTCACTCTTCCTCCTCCTTGCTGGACTAACGCCGCTCATAAACATGGTGTTAAG GTACTAGGAACTTTCATTTTAGAATGGGACGAAGGTAAAATCATCGCCAAAGAACTTTTCTCGACTAAAGAATCTGCACATATGTATGCTGATCGGTTGACTGAACTCGCGGTTTCCCTGGGATTTGATGGGTGGCTA ATAAACATGGAGGTGGGATTGGAAGCTGAAAAGATTCCATTTTTGAAAGAATTCGTTGGTCATTTAGCTGAGACTATGCATTCATCGATGCAAGGTTCTCAAGTCATATG GTATGACAGTGTTACCGTGGATGGTGATCTAAGCTGGCAAGATCAACTTAACAAAAAGAACAAACCTTTCTTCGATCTATGCGATGGGATTTTTGTTAACTATACTTGGAAG GAAGATTATCCAAAACTTTCAGGTGTTGTGGCTGAAGAAAGGAGGTTTGATGTTTATATGGGCATTGATGTCTTTGGAAGAGGAACTTTTGGTGGGGGTCAATGgaat ACAAATGTTGCGCTTGATGTACTAAAGGAAAGCAATGTCTCGGCTGCAATATTTGCTCCCGGTTGGGTCTACGAAACCAACCAACCTCCTGACTTTCAGACTGCTCAAAACCG TTGGTGGTCTCTCGTTGAGTCGTCTTGGGGTGTGTTGCAAAACTATCCTCAAACACTTCCATTCTACTCGAATTTTGACCAG GGTCACGGTTACCATTATGCAGTAGATGGAACAAATGTTTTAACTCATCCTTGGAACAACATTTCTTCCCAAAGCTTTCAG CCTTTACTCGAGTTTCCTGAAGAGAATAGCAAATTTGAAGTAATTATGGA tttCAATGGAGATTCCTATAGTGGAGGTGGGAATGTAAGATTCAGAGGAACctttgatgaagaagaagacaatgggTATTTCAGAGCAAGGCTCTTCCATGGAAAGATTGCTTTGGGGGATTCACCTATACATGTTTCATATTCT ACGAAATCAAATGGGAAGTCTACATCTTCTATAGGTCTATCCTTCGACTTGTCAATGGAAAACGAAGAAACTATATCATTGCTTCTTGTTTCTCGGGGCAGCAATTTGATTAACATGGAGAAGTTTTCGAGCAGATTCGATAAAGTGATCATGCCTCGTAGAGTGTATTCATCGGAAGCATCCCCAGATTGGTTTATACAAGAGAGTATTATTCTTCCTCAATTTGCATGGTCGTCCACTTTAACGGGAATCCATGCAGTCTGTTATGATTCAAGACCCGGTAATAGTGTTCAATCTAAGTTCGATGCCTCTCTTGGTCACATTGCGATCAAAACAACAACGACAACGACGACGGATGAGAACTCGGGTTTTCCAGGACCTGATTGTTGGCTTGTGGAGGGTGAATGTATTGAATGGGGTGAAGAGTGGAAGGAATTGAGTGTGAAGTTGAAATGGAGTTTGAAAGAAgggaataataataatgatgttCTTATGATGATGAGTAAGTACAATATTTATGTGGAGAAACGACAAAATGAAGAGGAGGCGGTGGTTGAGTATGTCGGGCTGGCGGAAATTGGAGCATACTATGTGTCTGGTCTCTCAGTCCCTTCGGGTACCCGTGTTGTCAAATTTATTGTTCAAGCTTGTGGAATGGATGGGAGTTGTCAAAAGATAGACGATTCTCCATCTTTTGAGATTCGAGTAAGGAGTAACT TTactcctccttcttcttcttctttgaagAGCTTCTCCAGTTCAGTTCAGTCCATGACGACGATGCTTTTCAATCTCAGAGGTGCTCCTGCGTTCTCTCCTCTGAACGTTTCATCTGCATCTGTTAACTCTCTGGCGCCGGCCGCTACTCATCATGGAATCTCTTTTTATAAGAGAGAAAACGTTTTCCTAGTTTGCGCCAGCaagggaggaggaggaggaggatttGGATCTGGAAATCGACCTATTTCCGGCGTCGTCTTCGAACCTTTTGAAGAGGTGAAGAAGGAACTTATGCTTGTTCCTACTGTTCCTCAGGACTCTCTTGCTCGACATAAGTTTCTTGCGGATTCTGAAGCCGCAATTAACGAGCAGATCAA TGTTGAGTACAATGTTTCTTATGTATATCACGCCATGTTTGCATACTTTGATCGAGACAACATCGCACTCAAGGGTCTTGCCAG GTTCTGTAAAGAATCCAGTGAAGAGGAAAGACACCATGCTGAAAGGTTCATGGAATATCAG AACAAACGTGGAGGGAAAGTGAAGCTACTATCCATTTTGATGCCCTTATCGGAGTTTGATCATGCTGAGAAAGGAGATGCATTGTACG CTATGGAGCTTGCACTATCTCTAGAGAAGTTAACAAATGAAAAGCTTCTAAACTTGCATGCT GTTGCTAAGAAAAACAACGATGTTCAGTTAACTGAATTTGTTGAAACTGAATTCCTGGAAGAGCAG GTGGAATCGATTAAGAAAATAGCGGAATATGTTGCGCAGCTTAGAAGAGTTGGAAAAGGACACG GCGTTTGGCACTTCGATCAGATGCTACTAGAGGAGGAGGTTGTGGTGTGA
- the LOC124926798 gene encoding PRA1 family protein B3-like, protein MASPPTLPISQSSTGGGLSQTPIATPAFRAFLSRLSSSVRQGFAHRRPWYELVERNSIARPDNLSEAVFRIRRNLSYFRVNYITVIASVLAISLISHPFSLLLLLCLLAAWLFLYMFRQSDQPLVIFGRTFSDRETLGILVLSTIIVVFLTSIGSLLISGVLVGFAVVCAHGAFRIPEDLFLDEQEQVNPGFLSFLGGAAAPTVAAAAAARV, encoded by the coding sequence ATGGCTTCGCCGCCGACTCTCCCGATCTCCCAATCATCCACCGGCGGCGGTCTATCTCAGACGCCCATCGCTACTCCGGCCTTCCGCGCCTTCTTATCTCGTCTCTCTTCTTCCGTCCGTCAGGGTTTCGCCCACCGTCGTCCCTGGTACGAACTCGTCGAACGCAACTCCATAGCCCGTCCTGACAACCTATCAGAAGCCGTCTTTCGCATCCGCAGGAATTTATCTTACTTCAGAGTCAACTACATCACCGTAATTGCTTCCGTCCTTGCAATTTCTCTCATCTCTCATCCATTCTCTCTTCTACTCCTACTCTGCCTCCTAGCAGCTTGGCTCTTCCTCTACATGTTCAGACAATCAGATCAGCCTCTCGTCATCTTCGGCCGCACATTCTCAGATCGAGAGACTCTCGGCATACTCGTTCTCTCCACCATTATTGTGGTTTTCCTCACTAGCATCGGATCTCTACTTATTTCCGGTGTATTGGTTGGATTTGCTGTGGTTTGTGCTCATGGCGCTTTCAGGATTCCTGAGGATTTGTTCCTTGACGAACAGGAACAGGTTAACCCCggttttctctcttttctcggCGGTGCTGCTGCTCCAACCgtagctgctgctgctgctgcaagAGTATGA
- the LOC124926797 gene encoding uncharacterized protein LOC124926797 — protein MESAAVLRSFHCTSGIASETRSALCRPSHLKSIFGNNLVSLRRQGGTPVLCVKASETKLTAKSDVSLNGAAPSEKDTQKAIGKKNLAVFPNGFQSLILEVCEETEIAELKLKVGSFEMHMKRNIDAGKTALPVYSPTIAPPIPSEPMTGSTPVSPPSPAAKSSTEIVSPFVNVFAEKSAKLSNLDATGASGYVVVSSPVVGSFRRGRTFKGKKQPPSCKEGDLIKEGQVIGYVDQFGTELPVKSGTAGEVLKVLFTDGEAVGYGDSLIAVLPSFHGIK, from the exons ATGGAATCCGCCGCCGTCCTCCGCTCATTTCACT GTACTTCGGGCATAGCATCAGAAACACGGTCTGCATTGTGTAGACCATCCCACCTAAAATCCATTTTTGGAAACAATCTTGTTTCCCTGAGGAGGCAAGGAGGAACACCAGTGTTATGCGTGAAGGCATCAGAAACTAAACTCACAGCTAAATCTGATG TATCTTTGAATGGAGCAGCACCATCGGAGAAGGATACCCAAAAAGCAATTGGGAAGAAAAACTTAGCAGTCTTTCCTAATGGATTTCAG TCATTAATCCTGGAGGTATGTGAGGAGACTGAGATTGCTGAGCTGAAACTGAAG GTTGGGAGTTTTGAAATGCACATGAAGCGGAACATAGATGCAGGAAAAACTGCTCTTCCTGTTTACTCTCCCACGATTGCACCACCTATACCATCTGAACCGATGACTGGATCGACTCCTGTTTCACCTCCATCTCCAGCAGCTAAATCCTCGACTGAAATAGTTAGCCCTTTTGTAAATGTTTTCGCAGAGAAGTCTGCAAAGTTATCAAATCTAGATGCCACGGGAGCTAGTGGATATGTTGTAGTGTCATCTCCAGTg GTTGGCTCTTTCAGGAGAGGCAGAACATTTAAAGGGAAAAAACAACCTCCTTCGTGTAAAGAG GGCGATTTGATCAAAGAGGGACAAGTGATAGGCTATGTGGATCAGTTTGGAACTGAACTTCCTGTGAAG TCGGGTACAGCTGGTGAAGTCTTGAAGGTTCTCTTTACTGATGGAG AAGCGGTTGGGTATGGAGATTCACTGATTGCTGTATTGCCATCATTTCATGGTATCAAGTGA
- the LOC124923675 gene encoding cation/H(+) antiporter 15-like: MEKSLGPNNDTLLKIGHSTILCMDLNTITGGFGVHNPLDFTASLLLVQLSLISIVSVLIDVCLQPLGQSSIVAQIIGGILVGPSGLGYDKDVALALFPPRNTMVLDTIAAFGIMYFFFSIGVKMDVTMMFRPGKVVPVIGLSLILFTMSFSISLALIMKHYIPMDESLSRAITFYAGSQWLTALPNLVCLLTELKIANADLSRLALSIAMFNDMLGIACIIGGIAFIESTSALQTAVIFLSTAAMIVIIVIAFRPLVLWIRKRVVKDDKGVQEWHLVLLFVCVPVTALLTELVGQHYILGPLILGLLVPDGPPLASAIEAKLDLFITRLLYPTYLTVSGLNTNVFTIKGESAWILAVLTLFSCLIKTGSVMLPAYFVGIPLQEAFVLGLMLNARGVSELILYNFWNDSKLMTEGDFTVAVLMVIAVTGIITPLLRRLYDPSKIQIPLKRRNIQQTKAGTELSMMVCIFEQDNVPTMVNLLEASNATRENPIAVTNLLLVELVGRAMPTLVAYDPQNPPPNNSSAAVINAFHQYEMYNEGCASVRTFTAISQLDMIHEDICRVAIDQNSTIIILPFHKHWAIDGTIGSANRVIQAMNVKVLERAPCSVAILVDRGGLHGTLSILNNQSSYHVGVLYIGGADDSESLCYAARMANHESVVLTLVRFLHFGGDNARERKVDNELISEVRRAHAGNEGFSYREELVKDGVGLAACIGGLESCFDLIIVGRSHPDSTLMVGLEEWSECPELGVIGDILASPDANSTSSVLVVQQQRMIGGKLINRASKNVADRDSILMQPVPAPVGDHNDATWAIAMDRS; this comes from the exons ATGGAGAAATCACTTGGACCGAACAATGACACACTCCTTAAAATCGGACACAGCACCATTCTGTGTATGGACCTCAACACCATCACCGGTGGATTCGGCGTTCACAATCCCCTCGACTTCACCGCCTCTCTCCTTCTCGTCCAGCTCTCCCTCATCTCCATCGTCTCTGTTCTCATCGACGTCTGCCTCCAACCTCTTGGCCAGTCCAGCATCGTCGCACAAATCATA GGAGGTATACTCGTCGGACCCTCCGGACTCGGCTACGACAAGGATGTAGCATTGGCCTTGTTCCCTCCCAGGAACACCATGGTATTGGACACAATCGCCGCCTTTGGAATCATGtacttcttcttctccatcGGCGTTAAGATGGACGTTACCATGATGTTCCGCCCGGGGAAGGTAGTACCCGTTATCGGTTTATCCTTAATCTTATTCACCATGTCCTTTTCCATCTCTTTAGCCCTCATCATGAAACACTACATCCCAATGGATGAATCCCTATCCCGAGCCATCACCTTCTACGCCGGTTCTCAATGGCTAACCGCTCTCCCCAATCTCGTCTGCCTCCTAACCGAATTGAAGATCGCTAATGCAGACCTCTCCCGTCTCGCACTCTCCATCGCCATGTTCAATGACATGCTTGGAATCGCATGCATCATAGGTGGAATCGCCTTCATCGAGAGCACCAGCGCCTTACAGACCGCTGTCATTTTTCTATCTACCGCCGCTATGATCGTCATCATCGTCATAGCTTTCCGCCCGTTGGTCTTGTGGATACGAAAACGAGTTGTCAAAGACGACAAGGGTGTCCAGGAATGGCACCTGGTCCTCCTCTTCGTCTGCGTCCCGGTCACCGCCCTTCTCACGGAGTTGGTAGGCCAACATTATATCTTAGGACCGTTGATATTAGGACTTCTAGTTCCGGACGGCCCACCGCTTGCCTCCGCCATTGAAGCCAAGCTTGACCTTTTCATTACGAGACTGCTTTACCCAACGTATCTGACGGTCAGCGGACTCAACACGAACGTTTTCACGATTAAGGGAGAATCTGCATGGATTCTTGCGGTGTTAACTCTGTTCTCCTGTTTGATTAAGACCGGAAGCGTCATGTTACCCGCCTATTTCGTTGGAATTCCATTGCAAGAAGCTTTTGTTCTTGGGCTCATGCTTAATGCAAGAGGAGTTAGCGAGCTGATTCTTTACAACTTTTGGAATGATAGCAag CTGATGACAGAAGGAGACTTCACGGTGGCAGTGCTAATGGTGATAGCGGTGACAGGCATCATAACGCCGCTTTTAAGGCGGCTCTACGATCCGTCGAAGATTCAGATTCCTCTGAAACGAAGAAATATACAGCAAACAAAGGCAGGGACGGAGTTGAGTATGATGGTTTGCATATTTGAACAAGACAACGTTCCAACCATGGTCAATCTCCTGGAGGCCTCCAACGCAACGCGGGAGAATCCTATCGCCGTTACGAACCTTCTCCTTGTGGAATTGGTGGGGAGGGCAATGCCAACGCTCGTAGCTTACGATCCGCAAAACCCTCCCCCTAATAATAGCTCAGCCGCAGTCATCAATGCATTCCATCAGTACGAGATGTACAATGAAGGATGCGCCAGCGTTCGGACTTTCACAGCTATATCTCAACTCGACATGATTCACGAAGATATCTGCCGTGTAGCCATCGATCAGAACTCCACTATTATTATCCTGCCTTTCCACAAACATTGGGCGATCGACGGAACGATTGGATCAGCTAATCGAGTTATACAAGCTATGAATGTCAAAGTTTTAGAACGCGCTCCTTGTTCGGTCGCGATATTAGTCGATCGGGGTGGTTTGCACGGCACGTTGTCAATCCTCAATAATCAATCAAGTTACCACGTCGGCGTCCTGTACATTGGCGGCGCCGACGACAGCGAATCGTTATGCTACGCAGCTCGGATGGCAAACCACGAGAGCGTTGTTCTCACCCTAGTTCGATTCCTTCATTTTGGAGGCGACAATGCTCGGGAACGTAAAGTTGACAATGAGTTGATCAGCGAGGTCCGGCGAGCACACGCCGGCAATGAGGGATTCTCGTATCGAGAAGAGCTTGTAAAGGATGGAGTGGGATTAGCTGCGTGTATTGGAGGGCTGGAGAGTTGCTTCGATTTGATTATAGTCGGAAGGAGCCATCCGGATTCTACATTGATGGTGGGACTGGAAGAATGGAGTGAGTGTCCGGAACTAGGAGTGATCGGCGATATATTGGCGTCGCCGGATGCAAACAGTACGTCATCGGTGTTGGTGGTGCAACAACAGAGAATGATAGGAGGAAAGTTAATAAATCGCGCATCCAAAAACGTAGCGGATAGAGATTCAATTTTGATGCAGCCTGTCCCGGCACCGGTTGGCGATCATAACGACGCTACTTGGGCGATTGCGATGGATAGAAGTTGA